One Tripterygium wilfordii isolate XIE 37 chromosome 10, ASM1340144v1, whole genome shotgun sequence DNA segment encodes these proteins:
- the LOC120007471 gene encoding uncharacterized protein LOC120007471 isoform X1: MLLGRTPSYRNFKVLPLGTNLIEARRFFEDFYYSLLGKTIVAFPVSHTSGELFNESFGSEEVENSDGEEASYSSSREDLPFDRATVVHPLEGVTLVGDSICEPNRGGLLHTPTGVAPICKNSVLELRSGRDPNPRRAIFGSFLRLDKSLVLASSHAPGVFQAPSSSFIHPTILSSFTNRFSPHPFAFTSSNDFAVKNTLCSGTSPSSSVTSIIPFIPKDSRLTASQLHSSLTTNKLRKLQETPIEDGLGSSLDMIYGIRLLLLLLHSLSLFSCLS; this comes from the exons ATGTTACTTGGACGTACTCCTTCTTATCGTAATTTCAAGGTGCTTCCTCTTGGCACGAATCTTATAGAGGCGAGGAGGTTCTTTGAAGATTTTTACTATTCATTACTAGGGAAAACTATCGTGGCTTTCCCCGTGTCTCATACCTCCGGAGAACTTTTTAATGAATCTTTTGGCTCTGAAGAAGTGGAAAACTCCGATGGAGAGGAAGCTTCTTATTCTTCATCTCGTGAGGATCTGCCTTTTGATAGAG CAACCGTGGTGCATCCCCTCGAGGGAGTGACTTTAGTTGGAGATTCCATATGTGAACCTAATAGGGGTGGTTTACTCCATACTCCTACTGGTGTAGCACCCATATGCAAGAATTCAGTACTTGAGCTACGAAGTGGACGCGACCCCAATCCAAGGCGTGCTATCTTTGGTTCATTTCTACGCTTGGATAAATCATTGGTATTAGCGTCTAGTCATGCACCTGGTGTTTTCCAAGCTCCGAGCAGCTCATTCATTCATCCCACCATATTGTCTTCGTTCACCAACAGGTTTTCGCCGCATCCTTTTGCTTTCACTTCCAGTAATGATTTTGCTGTTAAAAATACTTTATGCTCAGGGACTTCACCTTCCTCAAGTGTGACATCTATCATTCCTTTCATCCCGAAGGATTCAAGGCTAACTGCTTCTCAACTACACTCATCTCTTACCACTAACAAGCTAAGGAAGCTCCAAGAAACTCCCATTGAAGATGGACTTGGATCCTCGCTTGATATGATTTATGGGATacgtcttcttcttctgcttcttcatTCTTTATCACTTTTTTCTTGCTTATcttga
- the LOC120007471 gene encoding uncharacterized protein LOC120007471 isoform X2, whose amino-acid sequence MLLGRTPSYRNFKVLPLGTNLIEARRFFEDFYYSLLGKTIVAFPVSHTSGELFNESFGSEEVENSDGEEASYSSSREDLPFDRATVVHPLEGVTLVGDSICEPNRGGLLHTPTGVAPICKNSVLELRSGRDPNPRRAIFGSFLRLDKSLVLASSHAPGVFQAPSSSFIHPTILSSFTNRDFTFLKCDIYHSFHPEGFKANCFSTTLISYH is encoded by the exons ATGTTACTTGGACGTACTCCTTCTTATCGTAATTTCAAGGTGCTTCCTCTTGGCACGAATCTTATAGAGGCGAGGAGGTTCTTTGAAGATTTTTACTATTCATTACTAGGGAAAACTATCGTGGCTTTCCCCGTGTCTCATACCTCCGGAGAACTTTTTAATGAATCTTTTGGCTCTGAAGAAGTGGAAAACTCCGATGGAGAGGAAGCTTCTTATTCTTCATCTCGTGAGGATCTGCCTTTTGATAGAG CAACCGTGGTGCATCCCCTCGAGGGAGTGACTTTAGTTGGAGATTCCATATGTGAACCTAATAGGGGTGGTTTACTCCATACTCCTACTGGTGTAGCACCCATATGCAAGAATTCAGTACTTGAGCTACGAAGTGGACGCGACCCCAATCCAAGGCGTGCTATCTTTGGTTCATTTCTACGCTTGGATAAATCATTGGTATTAGCGTCTAGTCATGCACCTGGTGTTTTCCAAGCTCCGAGCAGCTCATTCATTCATCCCACCATATTGTCTTCGTTCACCAACAG GGACTTCACCTTCCTCAAGTGTGACATCTATCATTCCTTTCATCCCGAAGGATTCAAGGCTAACTGCTTCTCAACTACACTCATCTCTTACCACTAA
- the LOC120007473 gene encoding homeobox-leucine zipper protein ATHB-13-like → MTCNGMAFFQATNFMLETPSHEDDHHQPHNTSLISPIPSPCPPQDFHGVASFIGKRTSSMSFSGVDLCEEANGGGEDDLSDDGSQLGEKKRRLNMEQVKTLEKNFELGNKLEPERKMQLARALGLQPRQIAIWFQNRRARWKTKQLEKDYDLLKRQFEALKADNDLLQSQNHKLHAEILALKGREPTESINLNKETEGSCSNRSENSSDIKLDISTTPAAIDSPSISNHPIITSRSLFPSSLMRPTGGGGGGAQLFPNPSRPEIQCQKVDQIVKEETNLTNMFCTIDDQSGFWPWLEQQQHFN, encoded by the exons ATGACTTGCAATGGGATGGCCTTCTTCCAAGCAACAAATTTCATGCTCGAAACCCCTTCTCATGAGGATGACCATCATCAACCTCACAATACTTCTCTTATTAGTCCAATTCCCTCTCCTTGTCCACCCCAAGATTTTCatg GGGTTGCATCATTTATAGGGAAGAGAACATCATCAATGTCATTTTCAGGGGTGGATTTGTGTGAAGAGGCAAATGGTGGTGGGGAAGATGATTTGTCTGATGATGGATCACAACTGggggagaagaagaggaggctTAACATGGAACAAGTTAAGACACTCGAGAAGAACTTTGAGTTGGGTAACAAGCTTGAGCCTGAAAGAAAAATGCAGCTTGCAAGGGCACTTGGACTCCAGCCCAGACAGATTGCTATTTGGTTCCAAAACAGAAGAGCTAGGTGGAAGACTAAGCAGCTTGAGAAAGACTATGATCTCCTTAAGAGGCAATTTGAAGCTCTCAAAGCTGATAATGATTTACTCCAATCCCAAAACCACAAACTCCATGCTGAG ATATTGGCACTAAAAGGTAGGGAGCCAACAGAGTCTATCAACTTGAACAAAGAAACAGAGGGTTCTTGCAGCAACAGAAGTGAGAACAGTTCAGATATCAAGTTGGATATATCAACAACACCGGCAGCTATTGACAGCCCATCAATATCTAATCATCCAATTATTACAAGCAGATCTCTCTTTCCATCATCATTAATGAGGCCTacaggtggaggtggtggtggtgcacaGCTCTTCCCAAACCCTTCAAGGCCAGAAATCCAATGCCAAAAggttgatcaaattgtcaaagaagaaacaaaCCTTACAAACATGTTCTGCACCATCGATGACCAATCTGGGTTTTGGCCATGGCTTGAGCAACAACAACATTTCAACTGA